One Ostrea edulis chromosome 2, xbOstEdul1.1, whole genome shotgun sequence genomic region harbors:
- the LOC125680949 gene encoding uncharacterized protein LOC125680949 isoform X2: protein MQPGVCSNSEVKDESISRCCLGFQFINGACQHCPDGQYGQGCTEPCPKGRFGAQCAGECECLPEDCDTYLGCPKHTPSISEAVHDSITGVTYSGTSSFSAPRWPPTLHSSTRPSISTSSSLVISTGTLTSGTTQYLSKHWSTSQFGLPNQETNSKSNILIVLGMGAGMVLMVIVILVLLAQRFMRKTLRHYNKTNDVEITNENGQGVPGVYQDINYDLMEESRNGRQLEKDNKRYEPVDKEITASEREGLQIRDGNDLSQCRSTYLNVQTTNASSPHYSVGYLEPIQMTKQRNNSYVEMIESSVQINSNVSAKVYENSVPMKV, encoded by the exons ATGCAGCCTGGAGTCTGTTCAAA CAGTGAAGTGAAGGATGAAAGCATATCCCGTTGCTGTTTAGGTTTCCAGTTCATCAATGGCGCTTGTCAGC ATTGTCCAGATGGCCAGTATGGACAGGGCTGTACGGAACCTTGCCCTAAAGGGCGGTTTGGGGCACAGTGTGCAGGGGAATGTGAATGTTTACCGGAAGACTGCGATACATACCTAGGATGTCCAAAGCACACACCGTCAATATCCG AGGCTGTGCACGACAGCATAACAGGAGTGACGTATTCAGGCACATCATCGTTCTCAGCGCCAAGATGGCCACCAACGCTTCATTCTTCGACTCGACCGTCAATCTCAACATCCTCTTCACTGGTGATATCCACAGGAACCCTAACCTCGGGAACTACCCAGTATTTGTCAAAACATTGGTCTACTTCACAGTTTGGCTTACCCAACCAGGAGACAAATTCCAAAAGCAACATTTTGATAGTATTAGGAATGGGGGCTGGAATGGTGCTCATGGTGATCGTAATTCTTGTGTTATTAGCACAAAGATTTATGAGGAAGACATTGAGACATTACAATAAAACAAATGATGTAGAGATTACGAATGAAAATGGGCAAGGCGTGCCTGGTGTATATCAAGACATCAATTATGACTTGATGGAAGAATCAAGGAATGGCAGACAGTTGGAAAAAGATAACAAACGATATGAACCCGTCGACAAGGAAATCACTGCTTCAGAACGCGAGGGGCTCCAAATACGCGATGGTAATGACCTAAGCCAGTGTAGGTCAACTTATCTCAACGTTCAAACAACCAACGCTTCTTCGCCTCATTATTCAGTAGGATATTTGGAGCCCATACAAATGACTAAACAAAGAAACAACTCCTATGTAGAAATGATAGAATCTTCGGTCCAAATAAACAGCAACGTATCTGCAAAAGTATACGAGAACAGTGTTCCCATGAAAGTGTAG
- the LOC125680951 gene encoding uncharacterized protein LOC125680951 has product MDNSGICARSKDGSIKCCVNHYLKENSCVECPLGSFGWGCKTLCPAGSYGWLCSNQCNCLDHVCDYVKGCTTKNRTASTILPATTSRIPTGSRSDIQSTSGDSSTGLGLKSTMQPIFTSPTLSISNIIQSTSTILISTMTKTAGVKPDKPASDFAIFLVPIGIIIVILLIVIILLIAWKLNLVQRHNQILTSEVATLKKIPATDIESANYEEINTVSDRIGVKESYRNFHTISEPDVYQLSLSKYQEINAEEEKITEHSTMENEAEINTSVMYLLPTTATSKHTYIDIVESSPEISETWKRNSDDSETVSVTEKYDDTICSPYYECISSENMYLHPI; this is encoded by the exons ATGGATAATTCCGGAATTTGCGCCAG ATCCAAGGATGGCAGTATAAAATGCTGTGTAAACCattatttgaaagaaaattcctgTGTAG AATGCCCGCTCGGATCTTTTGGTTGGGGTTGTAAAACTCTTTGCCCTGCTGGAAGTTACGGTTGGTTGTGCTCAAACCAATGCAATTGTCTGGATCATGTTTGTGACTACGTCAAAGGTTGTACAACAAAGAACAGAACGGCTAGTACCATTCTGCCTGCTACGACATCGAGAATTCCCACAGGTTCCAGATCAGACATTCAAAGCACGTCAGGTGATAGTTCCACTG GTTTGGGGTTGAAATCCACAATGCAACCAATATTTACATCACCAACATTATCAATATCGAATATTATACAGTCAACGTCGACAATCTTAATATCGACAATGACCAAAACAGCTGGGGTGAAACCTGATAAACCCGCGTCCGATTTTGCCATTTTTCTTGTTCCTATTGGGATTATCATTGTAATACTACTTATCGTGATTATCCTACTTATTGCTTGGAAACTCAATTTAGTTCAACGTCACAATCAGATTTTGACTTCAGAGGTAGCTACTTTAAAGAAGATACCTGCAACCGATATAGAATCAGCGAACTATGAGGAAATCAACACTGTATCAGATCGGATTGGAGTTAAGGAAAGCTATCGAAATTTTCACACGATATCTGAGCCAGATGTTTATCAGTTATCGCTCTCTAAGTACCAGGAAATTAATGCAGAGGAAGAGAAAATCACAGAACATTCAACAATGGAAAATGAAGCTGAGATAAACACCTCGGTCATGTATCTCTTACCCACGACAGCTACATCAAAACACACCTATATTGACATTGTAGAATCCTCCCCCGAGATCAGCGAGACGTGGAAAAGAAATAGTGATGATAGTGAGACAGTTTCAGTAACAGAGAAATATGATGATACCATCTGCTCTCCGTATTATGAGTGCATATCATCCGAAAACATGTACTTACACCccatttaa
- the LOC125680954 gene encoding multiple epidermal growth factor-like domains protein 10 has product MHNIQGSNILRKSLNFNESCTIYIMKFHDMDFLVIYSFLLCLIFSVIQATGKCNTGQIGEDKKFPCCTNYFPVEGVCKACPPGLFGNNCSVPCPHPSYGIRCMGVCKCDRSLCDVITGCPDNNIDNTTGKACPPGLFGGNCSFPCRYPYFGILCMDECKCDRSLCDVITGCPEKPTTVKGTSHKFSRTTHQHVDGSQIEKMGNIKKKVFVLRGIGHAVDGGGKLLKYYMDH; this is encoded by the exons ATGCATAACATTCAAGGAAGCAACATTTTGAGAAAATCATTGAACTTTAACGAATCGTGTACAATCTACATAATGAAATTTCACGACATGGATTTCCTTGTTATTTACAGTTTTCttttgtgtttgattttttcTGTTATACAGGCCACAGGAAAGTGTAACACGGGACAAATTGGTGAAGACAAAAA GTTTCCTTGCTGTACAAACTATTTTCCTGTTGAAGGAGTAtgcaaag CGTGTCCGCCTGGATTATTTGGAAATAACTGTTCCGTTCCTTGTCCACATCCTTCTTATGGTATTCGGTGCATGGGCGTGTGTAAGTGTGATAGATCACTGTGTGACGTCATCACTGGATGTCCGGACAATAACATAGACAACACAACAGGGAAAG CGTGTCCGCCTGGATTATTTGGAGGTAACTGTTCCTTTCCCTGTCGATATCCTTATTTTGGTATTCTGTGTATGGACGAGTGTAAGTGTGATAGATCACTGTGTGACGTCATCACTGGGTGTCCGGAAAAACCCACAACAGTGAAAG GCACGAGTCACAAGTTTTCTCGCACAACACACCAGCATGTGGATGGAAGTCAAATCGAGAAAATGGGAAACATAAAGAAAAAGG ttTTTGTTCTTCGGGGAATTGGACATGCTGTAGATGGAGGTGGCAAATTGTTGAAGTACTACATGGATCATTGA
- the LOC125680949 gene encoding uncharacterized protein LOC125680949 isoform X1 produces the protein MIQYYCNRSILNCNFLVFYDIFSSEVKDESISRCCLGFQFINGACQHCPDGQYGQGCTEPCPKGRFGAQCAGECECLPEDCDTYLGCPKHTPSISEAVHDSITGVTYSGTSSFSAPRWPPTLHSSTRPSISTSSSLVISTGTLTSGTTQYLSKHWSTSQFGLPNQETNSKSNILIVLGMGAGMVLMVIVILVLLAQRFMRKTLRHYNKTNDVEITNENGQGVPGVYQDINYDLMEESRNGRQLEKDNKRYEPVDKEITASEREGLQIRDGNDLSQCRSTYLNVQTTNASSPHYSVGYLEPIQMTKQRNNSYVEMIESSVQINSNVSAKVYENSVPMKV, from the exons ATGATACAATATTACTGTAATAGAAGTAttctaaattgtaattttcttgtCTTCTATGATATTTTCAGCAGTGAAGTGAAGGATGAAAGCATATCCCGTTGCTGTTTAGGTTTCCAGTTCATCAATGGCGCTTGTCAGC ATTGTCCAGATGGCCAGTATGGACAGGGCTGTACGGAACCTTGCCCTAAAGGGCGGTTTGGGGCACAGTGTGCAGGGGAATGTGAATGTTTACCGGAAGACTGCGATACATACCTAGGATGTCCAAAGCACACACCGTCAATATCCG AGGCTGTGCACGACAGCATAACAGGAGTGACGTATTCAGGCACATCATCGTTCTCAGCGCCAAGATGGCCACCAACGCTTCATTCTTCGACTCGACCGTCAATCTCAACATCCTCTTCACTGGTGATATCCACAGGAACCCTAACCTCGGGAACTACCCAGTATTTGTCAAAACATTGGTCTACTTCACAGTTTGGCTTACCCAACCAGGAGACAAATTCCAAAAGCAACATTTTGATAGTATTAGGAATGGGGGCTGGAATGGTGCTCATGGTGATCGTAATTCTTGTGTTATTAGCACAAAGATTTATGAGGAAGACATTGAGACATTACAATAAAACAAATGATGTAGAGATTACGAATGAAAATGGGCAAGGCGTGCCTGGTGTATATCAAGACATCAATTATGACTTGATGGAAGAATCAAGGAATGGCAGACAGTTGGAAAAAGATAACAAACGATATGAACCCGTCGACAAGGAAATCACTGCTTCAGAACGCGAGGGGCTCCAAATACGCGATGGTAATGACCTAAGCCAGTGTAGGTCAACTTATCTCAACGTTCAAACAACCAACGCTTCTTCGCCTCATTATTCAGTAGGATATTTGGAGCCCATACAAATGACTAAACAAAGAAACAACTCCTATGTAGAAATGATAGAATCTTCGGTCCAAATAAACAGCAACGTATCTGCAAAAGTATACGAGAACAGTGTTCCCATGAAAGTGTAG
- the LOC125680953 gene encoding uncharacterized protein LOC125680953 — MDFGRCNSSLSSRIVCCSNFYLEGGVCKPCPGGTYGVNCSQRCPTGLYGERCGYFCKCPPEQCIAATGCITTSPAASSQMTTETTMTVYAHETSTGSSLKTTDLLDSTVRNGIFSMQEETEPFPYKMIMVGMGAVILCFLVFSLIQICSKVRSKRKRKRVTPSEESGTYHEIPAAGEIAPLEIARHYNEITEHSDGGYKEIQQQKRQQEMQQVGLYRELISDDIKLENIDTLHETISQNMYLTVDNATRDEENASSDDENRESYLEPSSKKEKHLYTDILESSYDVTSDTGTGGDGILSCSDDGRDDSVSTDSAGRSGSVQQNDIYLDVI, encoded by the exons ATGGATTTCGGAAGATGTAACag ctCCTTGAGCAGTAGGATTGTATGTTGCTCTAACTTTTATTTGGAGGGAGGTGTTTGTAAAC CGTGTCCAGGCGGGACGTACGGGGTGAACTGTTCCCAGCGCTGTCCCACTGGTTTGTATGGTGAACGCTGCGGTTACTTCTGTAAGTGTCCACCAGAACAATGCATTGCTGCTACTGGGTGCATCACAACATCGCCGGCAGCATCTTCTCAAATGACAACAG AAACAACCATGACGGTATACGCACATGAAACATCTACAGGAAGCAGTCTGAAAACAACTGATTTACTTGATTCAACAGTGAGGAATGGTATTTTTTCTATGCAAGAGGAGACCGAGCCTTTCCCATATAAAATGATTATGGTAGGAATGGGTGCTGTTATACTCTGTTTTTTAGTTTTCTCATTGATTCAAATATGCTCCAAAGTGCGGTCCAAACGCAAACGTAAGAGAGTCACACCATCTGAAGAGAGTGGCACTTATCATGAAATCCCAGCAGCAGGTGAAATAGCACCACTGGAGATCGCAAGACATTACAATGAAATAACAGAGCACAGTGACGGCGGATACAAAGAAATCCAACAACAAAAGAGACAGCAGGAAATGCAGCAAGTTGGACTCTATCGGGAGCTGATATCTGACGATATCAAACTGGAAAACATTGATACACTACATGAAACTATTTCCCAAAATATGTACCTAACAGTCGACAACGCAACAAGAGACGAGGAAAACGCAAGTTCTGATGACGAAAATAGAGAATCGTACCTAGAACCTTCCtccaaaaaagaaaaacaccTTTACACCGACATTTTGGAATCTTCATATGACGTCACTTCCGATACGGGTACTGGAGGAGATGGCATTCTGTCGTGTTCAGATGATGGACGAGATGATAGCGTGTCAACAGATTCAGCAGGCAGAAGTGGATCAGTGCAACAAAATGACATTTACTTGGACGTCATTTGA
- the LOC125680949 gene encoding uncharacterized protein LOC125680949 isoform X3, whose product MQPGVCSNEVKDESISRCCLGFQFINGACQHCPDGQYGQGCTEPCPKGRFGAQCAGECECLPEDCDTYLGCPKHTPSISEAVHDSITGVTYSGTSSFSAPRWPPTLHSSTRPSISTSSSLVISTGTLTSGTTQYLSKHWSTSQFGLPNQETNSKSNILIVLGMGAGMVLMVIVILVLLAQRFMRKTLRHYNKTNDVEITNENGQGVPGVYQDINYDLMEESRNGRQLEKDNKRYEPVDKEITASEREGLQIRDGNDLSQCRSTYLNVQTTNASSPHYSVGYLEPIQMTKQRNNSYVEMIESSVQINSNVSAKVYENSVPMKV is encoded by the exons ATGCAGCCTGGAGTCTGTTCAAA TGAAGTGAAGGATGAAAGCATATCCCGTTGCTGTTTAGGTTTCCAGTTCATCAATGGCGCTTGTCAGC ATTGTCCAGATGGCCAGTATGGACAGGGCTGTACGGAACCTTGCCCTAAAGGGCGGTTTGGGGCACAGTGTGCAGGGGAATGTGAATGTTTACCGGAAGACTGCGATACATACCTAGGATGTCCAAAGCACACACCGTCAATATCCG AGGCTGTGCACGACAGCATAACAGGAGTGACGTATTCAGGCACATCATCGTTCTCAGCGCCAAGATGGCCACCAACGCTTCATTCTTCGACTCGACCGTCAATCTCAACATCCTCTTCACTGGTGATATCCACAGGAACCCTAACCTCGGGAACTACCCAGTATTTGTCAAAACATTGGTCTACTTCACAGTTTGGCTTACCCAACCAGGAGACAAATTCCAAAAGCAACATTTTGATAGTATTAGGAATGGGGGCTGGAATGGTGCTCATGGTGATCGTAATTCTTGTGTTATTAGCACAAAGATTTATGAGGAAGACATTGAGACATTACAATAAAACAAATGATGTAGAGATTACGAATGAAAATGGGCAAGGCGTGCCTGGTGTATATCAAGACATCAATTATGACTTGATGGAAGAATCAAGGAATGGCAGACAGTTGGAAAAAGATAACAAACGATATGAACCCGTCGACAAGGAAATCACTGCTTCAGAACGCGAGGGGCTCCAAATACGCGATGGTAATGACCTAAGCCAGTGTAGGTCAACTTATCTCAACGTTCAAACAACCAACGCTTCTTCGCCTCATTATTCAGTAGGATATTTGGAGCCCATACAAATGACTAAACAAAGAAACAACTCCTATGTAGAAATGATAGAATCTTCGGTCCAAATAAACAGCAACGTATCTGCAAAAGTATACGAGAACAGTGTTCCCATGAAAGTGTAG